From Tripterygium wilfordii isolate XIE 37 chromosome 13, ASM1340144v1, whole genome shotgun sequence, the proteins below share one genomic window:
- the LOC120013577 gene encoding protein RETICULATA-RELATED 5, chloroplastic-like isoform X1 produces MRSHAHIHTISTPKPVHTSSSRCARPEATILRRICSATGPRHRCVMLSLRCRAEPVSRVPLRTRRDMLLTPLVAIGVSVLGSAISKAEEKPPESPPATVTATVVKEEEVASRIYDATVIGEPTALGKDKKKVWEKLMNARIVYLGEAEQVPTRDDKVLELEIVRNLRKRCLENERSISMAMEAFPCDMQEQLNQFMDGRVDGETFKSHLSHWPPQRWQEYEPLLSYCRDNGISIVACGVPLKVLRTVQAEGIRGLSKVDHKKYAPPAGSGFISGFTSNSRRSIDMNPTIPSATFGPSSYLSAQARVIEEYTMSQIISEAMVDGGSNGMLVVVTGASHVTYGSRGTGLPARISRKIQKKNQVVILLDPERQFLRREGEVPVADFLWYSAARTCSRNCFDRAEIARVMNAAGRKRDALPQDLQKGLDLGIVPPEVLQNFFDLEQYPLLSELAHHFQGFRERLLADPKFLHRLAIEEAISITTTLLAQYERRKENFLEELDYVITDSLRGIVVDFFTVWLPAPTLSFLSYADDMNVLDSMDPLKGLIGSIPDNAFQKSLAGKDWSISHRVASVLVGGIKLASVGFISSIGAVASSNILYRIREFVNPASVINQRTRRSPILKTAVVYGCFLGTSANLRYQVIAGIVEHRISDEFASQTLLVNLLSFFVRTINSYWGTQQWIDLARFTGLQSRETDTSYNQRPDPSSHATSFTGLQSRETDTSYNQRLDPSSHATMGCNTVEDTSVDEIKNQ; encoded by the exons ATGAGATCCCACGCTCACATTCATACAATCTCAACTCCAAAACCAGTCCACACTTCCTCCTCCCGATGTGCTCGGCCGGAAGCAACCATTCTCAGACGAATATGCTCAGCAACCGGCCCCCGCCACCGCTGCGTCATGCTCTCGCTCCGCTGTCGCGCCGAGCCGGTGAGTCGAGTTCCACTCCGAACCAGACGCGACATGCTACTCACTCCGTTGGTAGCAATTGGCGTGTCTGTTTTGGGCTCCGCAATTTCTAAGGCGGAGGAAAAGCCTCCAGAATCCCCGCCTGCGACGGTGACGGCGACGGTTGTGAAAGAGGAGGAGGTTGCGTCGAGGATATATGACGCTACGGTGATCGGCGAGCCAACGGCGTTAgggaaggacaagaagaaggtGTGGGAGAAGCTGATGAACGCGAGGATTGTGTATCTAGGAGAGGCGGAGCAAGTGCCGACTCGCGATGATAAGGTATTGGAGCTTGAGATTGTTAGGAATTTGAGGAAACGCTGCCTTGAGAACGAGAGGTCGATTTCCATGGCCATGGAGGCATTTCCTTGTGATATGCAGGAGCAACTTAATCAATTCATGGATGGAAG GGTAGATGGAGAAACCTTCAAATCACATCTATCACATTGGCCACCTCAACGATGGCAGGAGTATGAGCCTCTTTTGAGCTATTGTCGCGATAATGGAATCAGCATTGTTGCTTGTGGTGTTCCACTCAAG GTCCTGAGGACTGTCCAAGCAGAAGGAATTCGCGGGCTTTCAAAGGTTGATCATAAAAAATATGCGCCCCCTGCTGGTTCGGGCTTCATCTCAGGATTTACTTCTAACTCGCGCAGATCAATTGATATGAATCCCACTATTCCATCAGCTACCTTTGGGCCAAGCTCTTATTTATCTGCGCAAGCTAGAGTGATTGAGGAATATACAATGTCCCAAATTATTTCTGAAGCGATGGTGGATGGAGGAAGCAATGGCATGCTAGTAGTGGTGACAGGTGCGAGCCATGTTACATATGGCTCTAGGGGTACAGGGCTCCCGgcaagaatttcaaggaagatCCAGAAGAAAAACCAAGTTGTTATATTGCTGGATCCTGAAAGGCAATTCTTACGAAGAGAGGGAGAAGTTCCTGTTGCTGATTTCTTGTGGTATTCTGCTGCCAGGACATGCAGTAGAAATTGTTTTGATCGCGCTGAAATTGCTAGGGTAATGAATGCAGCTGGCAGGAAACGAGATGCCCTACCACAG GACCTCCAAAAAGGACTTGATCTTGGTATAGTACCACCTGAGGTGCTACAGAACTTCTTTGATCTGGAGCAATATCCTCTTCTTTCTGAACTTGCTCATCATTTTCAG GGTTTCAGAGAGAGATTGCTGGCAGATCCCAAATTTTTGCATAGATTGGCTATAGAAGAAGCTATATCAATAACAACTACTCTCTTAGCACAGTATGAGAGGCGCAAAGAAAATTTCTTAGAAGAGCTTGACTATGTAATCACAGATTCACTCAGAGGGATAGTAGTCGATTTTTTTACCGTCTGGCTGCCAGCTCCAACTCTTTCATTCCTGTCATATGCTGATGACATGAATGTGCTTGACAGCATGGATCCTTTGAAGGGTCTCATTGGCTCCATACCAGATAATGCATTTCAGAAGAGTCTTGCTGGGAAGGACTGGAGTATAAGTCACAGAGTAGCATCAGTGCTTGTTGGTGGTATAAAACTTGCTAGTGTTGGATTTATTTCCAGCATTGGAGCTGTGGCATCCTCAAATATCTTGTACAGGATACGTGAGTTTGTAAATCCAGCATCAGTCATTAATCAACGAACTAGAAGATCGCCAATACTCAAAACTGCAGTTGTTTATGGATGCTTTCTCGGAACATCAGCAAATCTTCGTTATCAG GTTATTGCTGGAATAGTGGAACATCGCATTTCTGATGAATTTGCTTCTCAGACATTACTTGTAAATCTGCTATCGTTTTTTGTTCGAACAATTAACTCTTATTGGGGAACTCAG
- the LOC120013321 gene encoding uncharacterized protein LOC120013321 — translation MEIDVAATPPPKPTVNSDSQTQDVSSSSSPLPLSLLRQWRQHAQRNMRNQWSKLASYRQQWASSSSSGRSHATSLVNAHLNRRYITSMELGILSEMPAIQARASQKLFKQQELHQRKLVLSYKEMLGVVTHMVNAAKSMRSFLRGGSSSPIMQFSSTSGDMNDTGDGGGIPLFAFLSISSLEQLAEELVQMFKFELALKRLIVVALLVINSEAPQGNELCWSDELYAGEFKDLIICNLYSKETSEPPFPRLKGSKSNVPDVRCTSLPNDQTLQNYITTWLAEVNLDMQRVDEIFAIVSQEMNVGIA, via the exons ATGGAAATCGATGTAGCCGCTACTCCACCCCCAAAACCAACAGTAAACTCCGATTCTCAAACTCAAGACGTTAGCTCGAGCTCTTCACCACTGCCACTGTCATTGTTACGGCAATGGAGGCAACATGCACAGAGAAACATGAGAAACCAGTGGTCAAAACTTGCTTCGTATCGTCAACAATGGGCCTCTTCCTCTTCTAGTGGCAGATCTCATGCAACATCTCTTGTCAATGCTCATCTCAACCGGAG ATACATAACTTCAATGGAGCTGGGAATTCTCAGTGAGATGCCTGCTATTCAAGCAAGAGCTTCCCAAAAATTGTTTAAGCAGCAG GAACTTCATCAGAGAAAACTCGTATTGTCATACAAGGAGATG CTGGGTGTTGTAACTCATATGGTCAATGCTGCTAAGTCCATGAGATCTTTTTTGAGAGGGGGAAGTAGTAGTCCTATTATGCAATTTTCTAGCACTTCAGGGGATATGAATGACactggtgatggtggtggaatTCCACTCTTTGCGTTTCTATCAATCTCATCTCTTG AGCAATTGGCTGAGGAACTTGTCCAGATGTTCAAATTTGAATTGGCTCTGAAG CGGTTGATTGTGGTCGCATTACTTGTCATTAATAGCGAAGCTCCCCAAGGCAATGAGTTGTGTTGGTCTGATGAGCTTTATGCTGGAGAATTTAAGGACTTGATTATCTGCAATTTGTATTCTAAGGAAACTTCTGAGCCACCATTTCCAAGATTGAAGGGTTCAAAATCCAATGTTCCTGATGTGCGATGTACCAGTCTGCCAAATGACCAGACTTTGCAG AATTATATTACAACATGGCTTGCGGAGGTGAACCTGGACATGCAGAG GGTGGATGAAATTTTTGCGATAGTTAGCCAGGAAATGAAtgttggaattgcttaa